The sequence below is a genomic window from Nostoc flagelliforme CCNUN1.
TAACAACTCTTCCACTTCACCACGCCAAAGCTATTTGTTTAGATAGCGACTGGGAAAACATCACTGCATATCAGCAAAACCCAGTTGATATAAATACTGATGCAAGTAACCTAAGCTATATAATTTATACTTCTGGTTCTACAGGCAAACCCAAAGGTGTACAAATTACTCATCGCAGTGTAGTAAATTTCCTCATTGCAATGCAGCAGAAGTTGCCGTTAACAAATACAGACAACCTGCTATCAGTAACTACCCTGTCTTTTGATATTGCAGTTTTAGAAATCTTTCTTCCCTTAATAACAGGAGCTAAATTAATTTTAGCCAGTCGGGAAGTTGCAACAGATGGCATTCAGTTATTACAACAATTAAATAATTCTGCTGCAACTTTTATGCAAGCCACCCCAGCCACTTGGCGAATGTTATTAGATGCAGGCTGGGAAGGAAATGGACAACTTAAAATACTCTGTGGTGGTGAAGCATTACCCCAAAACTTAGCTTCACAGTTACGTCAAAGGGCGGCTAGTATCTGGAACTTATACGGCCCTACAGAAACAACCATTTGGTCTACCATTCATCAAGTAGATGAGCGTGAAGCTATAGTTCCTATTGGTCGTCCGATAGCTAATACTCAAATTTACATTTTAGACAAATATTTACAACCAGTACCCGTAGGTTTTCCTGGAGAACTTTATATTGGCGGCGCAGGTTTAGCGCGGGGTTATTTTAATCAACCGGAATTAACTAAAGAAAAATTCATTCATAACCCATTTAAGCTAGAAACATTACTCTACAAAACAGGTGATTTAGCCCGCTATCTACCTACTGGTGACATTGAATATTTAGGACGCATTGACTATCAAGTTAAACTCCGAGGTTTCCGCATTGAGTTAGGTGAAATTGAAACCCTGTTAGAACAGCATTCCGCAGTACATCAATGTGTAGTAATGGTACGGGAAGATGTACCAGTAAATCAGCGTCTAGTTGCTTATTTAGTTACTAAAAATAATGTCACTATTGACGAACTGCGTCAGTATTTACGGCAAAAGCTACCTGAATACATGATACCCAGTGCTTTTGTCTTCTTAAATTCTCTACCTTTAACTCCTAACGGGAAGGTAAACCGCCGCGCCTTACCCGCACCAGAAAATAATAGCTTGGAATTAGCAAGCACTTTTGTTGCGCCTCGTCATCCAGTCGAAGAAGTCTTAGTGGGAATTTGGACTCAAGTTTTAGGCGTTTCTCAAGTTAGTATTCACGACAACTTCTTTGAGCTAGGCGGACATTCGTTATTAGCAACTCAAGTTATTTCGCGTATTCGCAAAACTTTTGGGGTGGATATATCACTTCAACGTTTATTTGAATTCCCTACTATTGCAGAACTATCTAAAAATATTCAACAAACCAGTCATCAGGGTGTTTCTGCAATTAAGCCCGTTCCGCGCGATGCCTGCGGCGGGCGTAGCCATCGCAATTTACCTTTATCTTTTGCCCAAGCTAGATTATGGTTACTAGAACAGCTAAATCCTGGTAGCGATATCTACAATATGCCCGCATTAGTTCGCCTTGTGGGTGAGTTAAATGTAGAGGCGTTAGAGCAAAGTATTAACGAAATTATTCGCCGTCATGAAATTTTACGTACTACCTTTAGTTTAGCTGATGGGCAACCATTACAGATAATTACCCCCGATGTGCAGCTAAAAATACCTGTAGTTGACTTGCGGGAATTGCCGAAAGTTCAACAAGAAACAGAAATTGAGCATTTGAGTATTAAAGAATTCCAACTTGTCTTTGATTTTAACCAAGCACCATTACTCAGATGCACGCTTTTACAGCTAGGCGAACAAGAACACATATTACTATTCACTATCCACCATATTGTTTTTGATGGTTGGTCACAGAGTGTATTAATTAAGGAGATAGCAGCACTTTACGCCGCCTTTGCTGTTGGTGAACCCTCTCCTTTACCAACATTACCTATTCAGTATGTAGACTTTGCAGTTTGGCAACGTCAACACTTGCAAGGACAAAGACGAGAAACTTTACTCAGTTACTGGAAGCAGCAATTAGCAAACTTATCTGTTTTGCAACTACCCACAACCCGTCCCCGTGCTGAAGTGAAAACTAACCGGGGTGCTAGTCATAGTTTTGTGATACCTGCCTCGGTTGTGCAAGAAGTGCGATCGCTTTCTCAGCAAGCAGGTGTAACCTTATTTATGACACTGCTGGCGAGTTTTAAAATCTTGCTGCAACGCTACAGCAACCAAGATGATATTGTTGTTGGTACAGATGTTGCTAACCGCAATCAAGCAGAAATTGAACAATTAATTGGATTCTTCGTTAACTTATTAGTCTTACGCACGAACTTAAGCGGAAATCCCACCTTCCTAGAATTATTGCAACGTGTTCGCACCCAAACATTAACAGCTTACGCTCATCAAGATTTCCCCTTTGACGAGTTAGTTAGAGAATTACAACCTGAGCGGCATTTAAGTAGTAATACAGTCAAATTATTTCAGGTGTTATTTGTCCTGCAAAATACACCTACATCACCCTTAAAATTACCAGGAATTACCTTAAATTTAATGGAATTAGAAGGCAAAAGTGCCAGATTTGATTTAGCTTTATTTTTGACAGAGACTGAGCAAACCATAGAAGGAAAATGGCAATATAACGCCGATTTATTTACCCTAGATACTATTACTCAATTTACCAATTACTGGCAAACATTAATCAATAGTATTGTGACTCAACCGCAGAGCCGCATCAATACATTAGAAATTATTACGGAAGCAGAGAAAGCACAAAAAACCATGCAACAACAAGAACGTAAAGCCACAAAAAGGCAAAAATTCATGAGCATTGCTCCTAAAGCAGTGAGTGTGTCAGTAGAGCAATTAATTAAAATAGATTATCTGCAAGAAGGGCAAAAATTTCCGCTTGTGATTCAGCCTAATATTGCAGAAGTTGATTTAATATCTTGGACTGCAAATAATCGAGATTATCTGGAAACAGAATTATTCAAACATGGAGCTATTTTATTTAGAGGTTTTAATGTTAAATCAGTTTCAGAATTTGAAAATTTTGCTCAAACAATTTGTCCAAAATTATTTGCTGAATATGGGGACTTACCCCGCACTGGAGAAGGTGGCAAAGTTTATGGTTCTACTCCTTACCCAGCAGATAAAGCTATACTTTTACACAATGAAAGCTCCCATTTACATTGCTTTCCCTTAAAGATTTGGTTTTACTGTGTTCAACCTGCAACTGAAGGTGGAGAAACCCCAATTGTAGATTGTCGCAAAGCTTATCAATTGCTCAGTCCGCAATTGCGAGAAAAACTAGCTGCAAAACAACTAATGTACGTCAGAAATTTCGCTGAAGGTTTAGATGTTAGTTGGCAAAACTTCTTTCAAACCACAGATAAAAATGAAGTGGAAAATTATTGTCGTCAAGCCGGAATTGAGTTTGTATGGTATGATCAAAATGGTTTAGTGACTCGACAAAATCGCCCAGCTTTAGCAGTACATCCTAAAACTGACGAACCTGTATTTTTTAACCAAATTCAATTACACCATATCTCATATTTAGATACAGACGTTAGAGAATCCTTGCTATCAATATTTGGTGAGTCAAAGTTACCCCGTAATGTTTACTTTGGTGATGCTACACCAATTACAGAAGACGAAATTGCCGAAATTGATGCAGTATATCAGCGATCGCACATTAGTTTCCCCTGGCAAAAAGGTGACATAATTATGCTAGATAATATGCTAGCTGCTCACGGCAGAAGCCCCTTTGTTGGACAGCGTAAAATTGTTGTTGCAATGGGAGAAATGACTAATAGTAAAGATATTAATACTCCTAAAAATTAATACTCTGTGTCTACTCCGCTCGCCTCTGCGTTAAACAATCTTAAATCAATATGCAAACTGAAACTATTAGCGGCTTTCGGATCGCACCTCAACAAAAAAGACTGTGGAATTTACAACAAAATAGTTCTGCTTTCTGCTCGCAAGCGAGTATTTTGATTGAAGGCAATCTCAAACCAGAGATTCTGCAAAAGGCTACTGGGGATGTTGTCAATCGTCATGACATTCTGAGAACCAGTTTTTATTGCCTACCTGGAATAAAAACTCCAGTCATGGTAGTCGCAGATAATAGTTCATTTAATTCGGAATATCTAGATTTAAGTGGTTTATTGCAGGAAGATATTTCTACGAATACTCAAGAATTACTCTGGAAAGCGCGACAGGAATATCAAAATATTTCTCAAGTTTCTCCACTAAGCTTATATTTAATCAAGCTGTCAGATACTCAGCATATTTTAATTATTTCTCTACCCGCATTATGTGCTGATACGAGAACAATCAAAAACTTAGTTAATCAAATTAGTCAAGCTTACTCTCACTGCTGTCAAGGTAAGACATTAAGTGAGGAATATGTACAGTATGTACAATTTTCTGAATGGCAGAATCAATTACTTGAAGATGAAGATGCAGAGGAAGCTCAAGAATATTGGCAGCAGCAAAAAACTAGCTCTTTAGCAGTATTAAAATTACCTAATGAACGCCAAGTAAATAATCAGCAATTTGTAACTGATAGTGAGCAATTAGTTATTAGCCAAGAATTATATGATAAAATTTATTATTTTGCCCAAAAGTATGATAAAACAACTGATGTCATCTTACTAGCCTGTTGGCATATACTAATTTATCGATTAACAGGAGAGTCAGAAATTGTTATAGGTACAGCAAGCGATCGCCGTGAATATGAAGAGTTAGATAATGTACTTGGTTTGTTAGCAACTTGGCTACCAATTAAAACTAAATTTACATCTAACTTAAACTTTATAGAAGTATTAGCAGCAGTAGGGCAAACATTAGAAAATGCTGCTGAATGGCAAGATTATTTTGTTCCTGAAGCTGTGGAGCAGGATAAATTAATAGCTTTTCCTATCGGCTTTGAATTTGAAAATATTTCTGAAACTAAATTTGGTAATACCGAAGTAACATTCGCTTTACAGGAAATCTACAGCTTTATTGAACCTTTTAAAGTAAAACTCACTTGTTTACAAAGTAATGATAGTTTAGTTGCAAAGTTTTACTATGATATTAATTATTTTTCTAAAGAAACAATTCAACAACTAGCAAAAAGTTTTCAAGTATTATTAATAAATTTTATCAATAATCCACACGTACCTATTAGTAAATTAGGAATACTCAGCCCCAGCGAACGTCAACAACTGTTAGTTGAGTTTAACCAAACAAAGACTGATTACCAGCACGATAAATGTATTCATCAGTTATTTGAAGAACAGGTAGAAAAAGCACCTGATGCTGTAGCAGTAGTGTTTGACAATGGAGAATTAACCTATGCTGAATTAAACCGCGAAGCTAATCAATTAGCTCACTACCTACAAAAGTTAGGAGTAAAACCAGAAGTAGTAGTGGGAATTTGTGTAGAGCGATCGCCAAAATTTATAATATCCTTATTGGCTGTTCTCAAAGCTGGCGGTGCCTACCTCCCACTCGATTCCAACCTTCCCCAAGAGGCCTTACAGTTTCGCTTACAAGATGCTCAAGCATCGGTTTTAATTAGGGAACAGAGAAATAGTGAAAGCTTTATCAATATCACAGAGGTAAACTTAAATACTGATTGGGCAATTATTTCTCAAGAAAGTACCGAAAACCTCATTAATCAGAATATTAAGCCGGAAAATCTAGTTTATATAATCTATACTTCCGGTTCTACTGGTAAACCTAAAGGCGTTGCAGTTGAGTATCAACAGCTGCTTAATTACTTGTACGGGATATTGCCGAAACTGCAACTTCCGGCTAATGCAAGTTATGCAAGCGTTTCCACCTTCGTCGCAGATTTAGGAAACACCATCATTTTCCCTTGTCTGTGCAGTGGTGGATGTCTGCATATCTTATCTTGGGAACGCGCATCAGATCCGGCTGCCTTAGCTACTTATTTTTGCCGTCATACTATCGACTGCGTGAAAATAGTTCCCTCTCATTTAGCAGCTTTGTTAAGTTCTGAGTGTTGGGAAATCTTACCTCATCAGTTACTCATTCTCGGCGGTGAGGCAGCTGATTGGAATTTGATTGAGAAAATACAAAAGAATGCGCCTCAGTGTCGAATTCTCAATCACTATGGCCCCACAGAAACAACTGTTGGTGTATTGACTTACTCAGTAGAAGAGAAAATTCCGGAAACTGCAACTGTCCCCATCGGTAAACCCCTTCCTAACACCCAGATTTACGTATTAGATGCAAATCTGCAACCAGTTCCTTTAGGGGTAGCAGGAGAACTGTATATTGGTGGTAACTCCCTAGCGCGGGGATATTTAAACCAACCTGAGTTAACAGCAGAAAGATTTATTCATAATTCCTTCAGTGATAGTCAACAGCGATTGTACAAAACAGGCGATCGCGTCCGCTATCTGTCTGATGGTAATCTAGAATTTCTCGGTCGTCTCGACGATCAGGTGAAAATTAGAGGCTACCGCATTGAACTAGGCGAAATCTCCACAGCCTTGAGTCAACACCCAGCAGTTAGGGAAAGTGTAGTGATTGCGAGGGAAGAGACATCAACAGAAAAGCGCCTTGTCGCTTACATAGTCCCTACATCTCATTCAGTATCAGATCATGACTTCCGCAACTTCCTAAAAGCAAAGTTGCCGGAGTATATGATACCTGCTTCCTTTGTCATTCTCAAAGCATTACCTCTCACCGCTAACGGTAAATTAGACCGTAATGCTTTACCTGCACCAGAAGAAGTAGTCAGTAGAGAAACAACCTTTATTGCTCCTCGTACTCCTGTAGAAGAAGTATTAGCAGGTATTTGGGCGCAATTGTTGGGTATACCACAAGTAAGTATTGATGATAATTTCTTTGACTTAGGTGGACACTCCTTATTAGCTACTCAGGTAATTTCTCGCATCCGCACCACTTTTGGCGTAGAAATTCCCTTACCGCAACTTTTTGAATCTGCGAATTTAGCAGCACTAGCGGCACAAATTGAAATTGCAATGCGGGGTGAACAACAGGAAATTAAAACCATTACTCCTGTTTCTAGAGATAAAAATTTCCCCCTCTCTTTTGCTCAACAAAGACTGTGGTTTTTTGATCAGTTTGAACCAGGAAGCCCATCATATAATCTGCCCAGAACTGTTCGTTTACAGGGTAAACTGAACATAGATGCACTTTCAGCCAGCCTGAGCGACATTATCAAACGACATGAAATTTTGCGGACAAGTTTTGCAATATCTGATGGACAACCAATCCAAGTTATTTCTCCCTCAGTAAACTTAAAGTTACCAGTTGTAGATTTACAACATATTCCACAACAACAGCGAGAAGTAGAGCTATACCGCCTAGCCAAAGAAGAAGCACAAACGGGATTTGACCTGACACAAGCACCATTATTACGGGTAAAACTTCTACGATTAGATGGGGAAGACCATGTAATTTTGCTCACTTTTCATCATATTGTTTCTGATGGTTGGTCAACGGATATATTAATTCGGGAAGTAGCCGCAGTGTATACAACTTTCTGTGCTGGTAGACCTTCTTCTTTACCACAATTACCTATACAATATGCAGACTTTGCGGTTTGGCAACGACAATGGTTAGAAGGAGAAGCATTAAATAATCAACTTGCTTATTGGCAGAAGCAACTATCTGGTGAACTCCCTATATTACAACTACCTACTGACCGTCCTCGTCCTACAGTTCAAACTTATGCTGGGAAAACTCTATCATTTGTTCTACCAACCAGCTTAAGTGAAGGATTAAAAACTCTGTCAAAACAAGAGGGTGTCACTTTGTTTATGACACTATTGGCAGCGTTTAAAACTTTACTATATCGCTACACAAATCAGACTGACATTTTAGTTGGTTCGCCTATTGCTAACAGAAACAGAGCAGAAATTGAAAATTTAATTGGTTTCTTTATTAATACTTTGGTATTACGAAGTAACCTGTCTGGTAATCCTACTTTTCGTGATTTGCTCAAACAAGTGCGGGAAGTAGCACTAGGGGCTTATGCTCATCAAGATTTGCCCTTTGAAAAGTTGGTAGAAGAAATACAGCCAGAACGCAATTTGAGCCATAATCCTTTGTTCCAGGTAATGTTTGTGCTGCAAAATGCACCAATGAGACAATTAGAGTTGTCTGGATTAAGGGTAGAACCTTTAGAAAATAACAGTACAACAGCAAAGTTTGACCTAACTTTAGTGATAGAAGATGTAGAGCAGGGATTAATTGCTAACTTTGAATACAATACAGATTTGTTTGATGAAATCACGATTTCACGGTTAGCGGCAAATTTTGAAGTTTTACTGACAGGAATTGTTACTAATCTTCAGCATCACCTGTCGGAGTTACCTTTATTAACCGCTACTGAAGAGCAGCAGTTATTAGGATGGAGCCAAGGTGAAATTAGTTTACAACCAGAATTATGTTTACATCAATTATTTGAAGAACAGGTAGAAAAAACACCTGATGCGGTAGCAGTAGTATTTGAAAATGAAAAATTAACATATCAAGAACTCAACCAGCGAGCAAATAAACTCGCACAATACCTGCAACAACTGGGAGTAAAACCAGAGGTATTAGTGGGCATTTGCGTAGAGCGATCGCTCGAAATGGTAGTAGGACTCTTAGGTATCCTCAAAGCGGGTGGCGCGTATGTTCCGCTAGACCCTACCTATCCCCAAGAAAGATTAGCCTTC
It includes:
- a CDS encoding non-ribosomal peptide synthetase, translating into MKNIEEFYPLSPMQQGILFHTLYAPKSGVYVEQLSCDIQGDLNIVLFQQAWQKLVEKHSILRTSFIWEGIKEPVQVVHKQVELPWQQQDLSKLELIEQQEHIETCLVAEREKGFEISQAPLMRLKLLQLTEKHYKFIWIHHHLLLDGWSSSLLLQELFTCYQALNQGEDIQLQKPRPYRDYIAWLQKQNLSSAEIFWKKNLKGFTTVTSVGVEQNLSSQISENKNYNTQILRLLITETASLQSLARQQQLTLNTILQGAWAILLSRYSGENDIVFGGVVSGRPTNLAGVESMVGVFINTLPVRVSINPKEFIIPWLKQLQRQQNEVRQYEYTPLIEIQKWSEIPTGQPLFESIFNFQNYPLNSSLQQPIDNLKIFNIDSFIHPHYPLTISVQVDSELSLEISCDRTRFNNDKITRMLGHLQTLLLGMVANPQQCIGELPLLTATERYQLLEEWNNTQVDYPQDLCIHQLVEAQVEKTPDAVAVVFENQQLTYRELNAKANQLAHYLQKLRVKPEVLVGICVERSLEMIIALLATLKAGGAYIPLDPTFPQERLAFMLEDSQISVLLTQQHLLTTLPLHHAKAICLDSDWENITAYQQNPVDINTDASNLSYIIYTSGSTGKPKGVQITHRSVVNFLIAMQQKLPLTNTDNLLSVTTLSFDIAVLEIFLPLITGAKLILASREVATDGIQLLQQLNNSAATFMQATPATWRMLLDAGWEGNGQLKILCGGEALPQNLASQLRQRAASIWNLYGPTETTIWSTIHQVDEREAIVPIGRPIANTQIYILDKYLQPVPVGFPGELYIGGAGLARGYFNQPELTKEKFIHNPFKLETLLYKTGDLARYLPTGDIEYLGRIDYQVKLRGFRIELGEIETLLEQHSAVHQCVVMVREDVPVNQRLVAYLVTKNNVTIDELRQYLRQKLPEYMIPSAFVFLNSLPLTPNGKVNRRALPAPENNSLELASTFVAPRHPVEEVLVGIWTQVLGVSQVSIHDNFFELGGHSLLATQVISRIRKTFGVDISLQRLFEFPTIAELSKNIQQTSHQGVSAIKPVPRDACGGRSHRNLPLSFAQARLWLLEQLNPGSDIYNMPALVRLVGELNVEALEQSINEIIRRHEILRTTFSLADGQPLQIITPDVQLKIPVVDLRELPKVQQETEIEHLSIKEFQLVFDFNQAPLLRCTLLQLGEQEHILLFTIHHIVFDGWSQSVLIKEIAALYAAFAVGEPSPLPTLPIQYVDFAVWQRQHLQGQRRETLLSYWKQQLANLSVLQLPTTRPRAEVKTNRGASHSFVIPASVVQEVRSLSQQAGVTLFMTLLASFKILLQRYSNQDDIVVGTDVANRNQAEIEQLIGFFVNLLVLRTNLSGNPTFLELLQRVRTQTLTAYAHQDFPFDELVRELQPERHLSSNTVKLFQVLFVLQNTPTSPLKLPGITLNLMELEGKSARFDLALFLTETEQTIEGKWQYNADLFTLDTITQFTNYWQTLINSIVTQPQSRINTLEIITEAEKAQKTMQQQERKATKRQKFMSIAPKAVSVSVEQLIKIDYLQEGQKFPLVIQPNIAEVDLISWTANNRDYLETELFKHGAILFRGFNVKSVSEFENFAQTICPKLFAEYGDLPRTGEGGKVYGSTPYPADKAILLHNESSHLHCFPLKIWFYCVQPATEGGETPIVDCRKAYQLLSPQLREKLAAKQLMYVRNFAEGLDVSWQNFFQTTDKNEVENYCRQAGIEFVWYDQNGLVTRQNRPALAVHPKTDEPVFFNQIQLHHISYLDTDVRESLLSIFGESKLPRNVYFGDATPITEDEIAEIDAVYQRSHISFPWQKGDIIMLDNMLAAHGRSPFVGQRKIVVAMGEMTNSKDINTPKN
- a CDS encoding non-ribosomal peptide synthetase: MQTETISGFRIAPQQKRLWNLQQNSSAFCSQASILIEGNLKPEILQKATGDVVNRHDILRTSFYCLPGIKTPVMVVADNSSFNSEYLDLSGLLQEDISTNTQELLWKARQEYQNISQVSPLSLYLIKLSDTQHILIISLPALCADTRTIKNLVNQISQAYSHCCQGKTLSEEYVQYVQFSEWQNQLLEDEDAEEAQEYWQQQKTSSLAVLKLPNERQVNNQQFVTDSEQLVISQELYDKIYYFAQKYDKTTDVILLACWHILIYRLTGESEIVIGTASDRREYEELDNVLGLLATWLPIKTKFTSNLNFIEVLAAVGQTLENAAEWQDYFVPEAVEQDKLIAFPIGFEFENISETKFGNTEVTFALQEIYSFIEPFKVKLTCLQSNDSLVAKFYYDINYFSKETIQQLAKSFQVLLINFINNPHVPISKLGILSPSERQQLLVEFNQTKTDYQHDKCIHQLFEEQVEKAPDAVAVVFDNGELTYAELNREANQLAHYLQKLGVKPEVVVGICVERSPKFIISLLAVLKAGGAYLPLDSNLPQEALQFRLQDAQASVLIREQRNSESFINITEVNLNTDWAIISQESTENLINQNIKPENLVYIIYTSGSTGKPKGVAVEYQQLLNYLYGILPKLQLPANASYASVSTFVADLGNTIIFPCLCSGGCLHILSWERASDPAALATYFCRHTIDCVKIVPSHLAALLSSECWEILPHQLLILGGEAADWNLIEKIQKNAPQCRILNHYGPTETTVGVLTYSVEEKIPETATVPIGKPLPNTQIYVLDANLQPVPLGVAGELYIGGNSLARGYLNQPELTAERFIHNSFSDSQQRLYKTGDRVRYLSDGNLEFLGRLDDQVKIRGYRIELGEISTALSQHPAVRESVVIAREETSTEKRLVAYIVPTSHSVSDHDFRNFLKAKLPEYMIPASFVILKALPLTANGKLDRNALPAPEEVVSRETTFIAPRTPVEEVLAGIWAQLLGIPQVSIDDNFFDLGGHSLLATQVISRIRTTFGVEIPLPQLFESANLAALAAQIEIAMRGEQQEIKTITPVSRDKNFPLSFAQQRLWFFDQFEPGSPSYNLPRTVRLQGKLNIDALSASLSDIIKRHEILRTSFAISDGQPIQVISPSVNLKLPVVDLQHIPQQQREVELYRLAKEEAQTGFDLTQAPLLRVKLLRLDGEDHVILLTFHHIVSDGWSTDILIREVAAVYTTFCAGRPSSLPQLPIQYADFAVWQRQWLEGEALNNQLAYWQKQLSGELPILQLPTDRPRPTVQTYAGKTLSFVLPTSLSEGLKTLSKQEGVTLFMTLLAAFKTLLYRYTNQTDILVGSPIANRNRAEIENLIGFFINTLVLRSNLSGNPTFRDLLKQVREVALGAYAHQDLPFEKLVEEIQPERNLSHNPLFQVMFVLQNAPMRQLELSGLRVEPLENNSTTAKFDLTLVIEDVEQGLIANFEYNTDLFDEITISRLAANFEVLLTGIVTNLQHHLSELPLLTATEEQQLLGWSQGEISLQPELCLHQLFEEQVEKTPDAVAVVFENEKLTYQELNQRANKLAQYLQQLGVKPEVLVGICVERSLEMVVGLLGILKAGGAYVPLDPTYPQERLAFMLENSQVPVLLTQQHLLESLPAHTARTVCLDINWEIIAQETAENPVHSVTPDNLAYVIYTSGSTGKPKGAMNTHQAICNRLLWMQDYCKLTTADRVLQKTPFSFDVSVWEFFLPLLVGARLVVAQPEGHRDTNYLVDVITQQQITTVHFVPSMLQVFLEQSGVEKCKSIKQVICSGEALPVKLEKRFFQRLDGELHNLYGPTEAAIDVTFWKCQNFPSSALTVPIGRPIANTQIYLLDQYSNPVPIGATGELYIGGVGLAKGYLNNSELTTEKFIPHPFSKKPGARLYKTGDLARYLPNGNIEFLGRIDYQVKIRGFRIELGEIESVLNQHPDVEVNVVVVREDKPGDQRLVAYIVSKSQPDINTSELRAFIQEKLPSYMLPTAFVILDKLPLTPNGKVDRKALPAPGTSMGLEASFVPPRTPTEQMIVDIWADVLGQEKIGIYDNFFNLGGHSLLATQVISRLREALKIDLPLRSLFENPTVINLVERIEGILAVQQLQTAPMQMAEDREEIEL